One Cucumis sativus cultivar 9930 chromosome 1, Cucumber_9930_V3, whole genome shotgun sequence DNA segment encodes these proteins:
- the LOC101212130 gene encoding protein argonaute 1, which translates to MGRKKRTDAGGESSESQDGGGRGSQRSAERRDTPQQHGGSGYQRGRGWGSQGGRGGQGGGGRGRGTSQHQHYGGPPDHQGRGRGGPYHGGHNNYGGGGGNRGGMGGGGIGGGPSSGGPSRSLVPELHQATPMYQGGMTQPVSSGASSSSHPSDTSSIDQQFQQISIQQESSQSQAIQPAPPSSKSLRFPLRPGKGSSGTRCIVKANHFFAELPDKDLHQYDVTITPEVTSRVYNRAVMEQLVKLYRVSHLGDRLPAYDGRKSLYTAGPLPFTSNEFRITLFDEEDGSGGQRREREFKVVIKLAARADLHHLGLFLQGRQADAPQEALQVLDIVLRELPTSRYCPVARSFYSPDLGRRQTLGEGLESWRGFYQSIRPTQMGLSLNIDMSSTAFIEPLHVIEFVTQLLNRDVSSRPLSDADRVKIKKALRGVKVEVTHRGNMRRKYRISGLTSQATRELTFPVDERGTMKSVVEYFYETYGFVIQHTQWPCLQVGNQQRPNYLPMEVCKIVEGQRYSKRLNERQITALLKVTCQRPKDREEDIMQTVHHNAYHNDPYAKEFGIKISEKLASVEARILPAPWLKYHDTGREKDCLPQVGQWNMMNKKMFNGGTVNNWMCINFSRYVQDSVTRGFCYELAQMCYISGMAFNPEPVLPPIFARPDHVEKALKTRYHDAMSILQPQGKELDLLIVVLPDNNGSLYGDLKRICETDLGLVSQCCLTKHVFKMSKQYLANVALKINVKVGGRNTVLVDALSRRIPLVSDRPTIIFGADVTHPHPGEDSSPSIAAVVASQDWPEVTKYAGLVSAQAHRQELIQDLFKTWQDPVRGTVTGGMIKELLISFRRATGQKPQRIIFYRDGVSEGQFYQVLLHELDAIRKACASLEPNYQPPVTFVVVQKRHHTRLFANNHSDRHTVDKSGNILPGTVVDSKICHPTEFDFYLCSHAGIQGTSRPAHYHVLWDENKFTADGLQTLTNNLCYTYARCTRSVSIVPPAYYAHLAAFRARFYMEPETSDSGSISSEVAGRGGVGGARSTRAPGLNAAVRPLPALKENVKRVMFYC; encoded by the exons AtggggaggaagaagagaaccGATGCTGGTGGTGAAAGTTCTGAGTCTCAAGATGGTGGTGGTCGTGGCTCCCAAAGATCAGCTGAAAGGAGAGACACCCCACAGCAACATGGTGGTAGTGGGTACCAGCGTGGGAGAGGTTGGGGTTCTCAAGGGGGACGTGGAGGCCAAGGTGGTGGAGGGCGTGGCCGAGGAACGTCTCAACATCAGCACTATGGAGGACCTCCCGATCACCAAGGCAGGGGTAGAGGTGGGCCATATCATGGAGGACATAACAActatggtggtggtggtggtaaTCGTGGTGGCATGGGTGGTGGTGGCATTGGGGGAGGACCTTCTTCTGGTGGACCATCCAGGTCACTAGTTCCCGAGCTGCACCAAGCAACCCCAATGTATCAAGGAGGGATGACTCAGCCAGTCTCATCTGGGGCGAGTTCTTCCTCCCATCCATCTGACACTTCATCAATTGATcaacaatttcaacaaatttccATTCAACAGGAGTCCTCTCAAAGTCAAGCAATTCAACCTGCACCACCATCTAGTAAATCCTTGAGATTCCCACTGAGACCAGGAAAGGGTAGCTCTGGCACAAGGTGTATTGTTAAGGCTAACCATTTCTTTGCTGAGTTACCCGACAAAGATCTTCATCAGTATGAT GTTACTATTACCCCAGAAGTTACTTCACGTGTCTACAACCGAGCTGTAATGGAACAGCTAGTTAAATTATATAGAGTCTCACACCTTGGAGATCGGCTTCCTGCTTATGATGgaagaaaaagtttatatacGGCTGGTCCCCTCCCTTTTACATCTAATGAGTTTAGAATAACTCtttttgatgaagaagatggatCTGGTGGACAAAG ACGGGAAAGGGAATTTAAAGTTGTAATCAAATTGGCTGCACGTGCTGATCTACACCATCTTGGACTCTTTTTGCAAGGCAGACAGGCCGATGCCCCTCAAGAAGCTCTTCAAGTTCTGGATATTGTATTACGAGAATTACCTACTTCAAG GTATTGTCCAGTGGCCCGATCATTTTACTCTCCAGACCTTGGCAGACGTCAGACACTGGGTGAGGGGCTGGAAAGTTGGCGTGGTTTCTATCAGAGTATCCGCCCTACTCAAATGGGACTCTCCCTTAATATTG ATATGTCATCTACTGCTTTCATAGAGCCTTTGCATGTCATTGAATTTGTCACTCAACTTCTCAATCGTGATGTGTCGTCCAGACCATTATCTGATGCTGACCGTGTGAAG ATAAAGAAGGCTCTTCGAGGTGTCAAGGTTGAAGTGACACATCGTGGGAATATGCGCAGAAAATATCGCATTTCTGGTCTGACATCACAAGCAACACGCGAGCTAAC TTTCCCTGTCGATGAGAGAGGTACTATGAAGTCAGTGGTTGAGTACTTCTACGAAACGTATGGGTTTGTTATCCAACATACCCAGTGGCCTTGTCTTCAAGTAGGGAATCAGCAGAGACCTAATTATCTACCGATGGAA GTATGTAAGATTGTTGAAGGCCAGAGGTATTCCAAAAGGCTTAATGAAAGACAAATAACTGCTCTGCTCAAGGTTACATGCCAACGGCCTAAAGATAGAGAGGAAGACATTATGCAG acgGTACACCATAATGCATACCATAATGATCCATATGCCAAGGAGTTTGGAATCAAGATTAGTGAGAAGCTTGCTTCTGTCGAAGCTCGTATTCTTCCAGCACCATGG CTAAAATATCATGACACCGGCAGAGAAAAAGATTGTTTGCCTCAAGTTGGACAATGGAATATGATGAATAAG AAAATGTTCAATGGTGGTACTGTTAACAACTGGATGTGCATTAATTTCTCTCGCTATGTGCAAGACAGTGTTACTCGTGGCTTTTGTTATGAACTTGCTCAAATGTGTTACATTTCTGGCATG GCTTTCAATCCAGAACCAGTTCTTCCCCCTATTTTTGCTCGTCCAGATCATGTGGAAAAGGCCCTTAAAACTAGGTACCATGATGCAATGAGCATTCTCCAACCCCAGGGCAAGGAGCTTGATTTGCTTATTGTTGTATTACCAGATAACAACGGATCCCTTTATG GTGATTTAAAGCGTATCTGTGAAACTGATCTTGGCCTCGTTTCCCAGTGCTGTTTGactaaacatgttttcaaaatgaGTAAACAGTATTTGGCCAATGTGgccttaaaaataaatgttaaggTTGGGGGAAGGAATACGGTTCTTGTTGATGCATTATCTAGGCGCATACCTTTGGTTAGCGACCGGCCTACCATTATATTTGGCGCCGATGTAACTCATCCTCACCCAGGAGAAGACTCCAGTCCATCCATTGCTGCT gtTGTGGCTTCTCAAGATTGGCCGGAAGTTACAAAATATGCTGGTTTGGTTAGTGCTCAAGCCCACAGGCAAGAACTCATTCAAGATCTTTTCAAAACATGGCAGGATCCTGTTAGGGGGACAGTAACGGGTGGAATGATCAA GGAACTCCTCATCTCCTTCCGTCGAGCAACTGGACAGAAACCTCAACGCATTATATTTTACAG GGATGGGGTTAGCGAAGGACAGTTCTACCAAGTTTTGTTGCATGAGCTGGATGCCATTAGAAAG gCATGTGCTTCTTTGGAACCAAACTACCAACCTCCAGTGACATTTGTGGTGGTACAGAAGCGTCATCACACTAGGTTGTTTGCTAATAACCATTCTGATCGCCATACAGTCGATAAGAGTGGGAACATATTACCTG GCACGGTTGTCGATTCTAAAATTTGTCACCCCACGGAGTTCGATTTTTACCTGTGCAGTCATGCTGGAATCCAG GGTACAAGTCGTCCTGCTCATTACCATGTTCTATGGGATGAGAACAAGTTCACTGCTGATGGATTGCAGACCCTAACGAATAATCTTTGTTACAC ATATGCTAGGTGTACTCGCTCCGTTTCTATTG TGCCCCCAGCGTACTACGCTCATCTTGCTGCTTTCCGAGCTCGTTTCTATATGGAACCTGAAACCTCTGACAGTGGGTCAATTAGCAGTGAAGTTGCTGGACGTGGTGGCGTCGGTGGTGCTCGCAGTACACGGGCACCAGGTTTGAATGCTGCTGTTCGACCTTTGCCAGCTCTGAAAGAGAATGTCAAGAGGGTTATGTTCTATTGTTGA
- the LOC101217103 gene encoding putative pectate lyase 2: MNAIDRCWRSNPYWRKNRQQLATCSVGFAGKMTNNMGRNLMHYQVTDPSDDPINPRPGTLRYGATMIKHKVWITFKKDMHIVLQKPLLVSSFTAIDGRGSTVHITGNACLMVVRATNIIIHGLIIHHCKSQAAGQVMGPNAKVISLGNVDGDAIRLVTASKVWIDHNTLYRCEDGLLDVTRGSTDITISNNWFRDQDKVILLGHDDGYVRDRSMRVTVLYNHFGPNCNQRMPRIRYGYAHVANNLYQGWTQYAIGGSMNPSVKSEANLFIASKSKQVIWSTGKVEEAKWKFHSVRDAFENGASFAEIGVGKGRVKPNYNPQQRFPVADAKWIRALTSSSGALRCTSNSKC, encoded by the exons ATGAACGCCATTGACAGATGCTGGAGATCCAACCCATACTGGAGAAAAAACAGACAACAACTCGCCACTTGTTCAGTAGGTTTCGCCGGAAAAATGACCAACAACATGGGAAGAAATCTCATGCACTACCAAGTCACTGACCCAAGCGATGACCCTATAAACCCACGTCCAGGTACTCTCAGATACGGCGCCACAATGATCAAACACAAAGTCTGGatcacatttaaaaaagaCATGCACATTGTGCTTCAGAAGCCTCTTCTTGTCAGCAGCTTCACCGCCATCGACGGCCGAGGCTCCACCGTCCACATCACCGGAAACGCCTGTCTGATGGTGGTCAGAGCCACCAACATTATAATCCACGGCCTTATCATCCACCACTGCAAGTCTCAGGCGGCGGGTCAAGTCATGGGTCCCAATGCTAAGGTAATTTCACTTGGAAACGTGGACGGAGATGCCATCCGTTTAGTAACGGCCTCGAAAGTTTGGATTGACCACAACACGCTGTACCGGTGCGAGGATGGGTTGCTCGACGTCACCCGTGGGTCCACTGACATAACCATTTCCAACAATTGGTTCCGGGACCAAGACAAGGTTATTCTTCTTGGTCATGATGATGGCTATGTTAGAGATCGGAGCATGAGAGTCACTGTCCTCTATAACCATTTTGGACCAAATTGTAACCAAAGAATGCCCAg GATTCGATATGGGTATGCACACGTTGCAAACAATTTATACCAAGGTTGGACGCAATACGCAATCGGAGGGAGCATGAACCCGAGCGTGAAGAGTGAAGCCAACCTTTTCATCGCATCAAAGTCAAAACaa GTCATATGGAGCACAGGGAAAGTAGAGGAGGCAAAATGGAAGTTTCACTCAGTGAGAGACGCATTTGAAAACGGAGCATCGTTTGCAGAAATTGGAGTGGGGAAAGGAAGAGTAAAGCCAAATTACAATCCCCAACAGCGGTTTCCAGTGGCAGATGCTAAGTGGATCAGAGCATTGACAAGCTCATCCGGGGCATTGCGCTGCACATCAAATTCTAAATGCTGA